DNA sequence from the Atribacteraceae bacterium genome:
CCGAGGGGGACGGGTCAAGGACTTACCGGGTGTCCGCTATCATGTCGTCCGAGGAATATTAGATACCGCCGGTGTGGAAAATCGCAAGCAAAGCCGTTCCAAATATGGGACAAAAAGACCCAAGTCCTGAGTTTACAAAGGAGTTCCCCTGTCGGTGCGGCCGACGGCATCAGGGGATGGAAGCTTAAGATAAGAAGAAAGCGCTGGAAAGCTTGTCCCCAAAGACTTCTGCCCTTCTACATTAAACTCTTTTACGATTTGTTTACAAAGGAGCGGAGCCGACGGTGTTGAGCATGAAAATCGAGGATAGGATGAAAAGCGTAAGGTTTTTCACCCTTATACCTTTATAAGTTTATACGCTTATACCATGTATTTACAGAGGAGAGAGATCTATGCCTAGAAAAGGACCTGCTCCCACGAGGGTCATAGCGCCTGATCCGGTATACAACAGTATCGATGTGGCCCGTTTGATTAATCGAATCATGTTGAAGGGTAAAAAGAGCGTCGCGGAGACAATTGTTTATGATGCTTTTGATATTATCCGGACAAAAATCAAGCGTGATCCGCTGGAAGTGTTCAACCAGGCGATAAGCAACGTGATGCCTCTGGTCGAAGTCCGTGCCCGCCGGGTCGGCGGTGCCAATTACCAGGTGCCTATGGAAGTCCGTCCCGAACGGAGCAAAAGTCTGGGCCTTCGGTGGCTGGTTAACTATGCTCGAAACCGGGGTGGTAAAACTATGGTGGAAAATGTCTCTAGCGAGATTGTCGACGCGGCCAACGGGGCAGGTTCTTCAGTGAAGAAACGTGATGACACTCATCGGATGGCGGAAGCCAATAAAGCCTTTGCCCACTATCGCTGGTTCTGATCACTTGGAATTTTTTGATACGGTTAAGAAAGACTGAGGAAAATGAGTAAAGAAAAACCATTTGAGAGTTTCACCGCATCCAAGGTGCGCAACATTGGCATTATGGCCCATATCGATGCAGGTAAAACCACGGTGACCGAACGGATCCTTTTTTATACCGGCAAGATCCACCGGCTGGGTGAAGTTCACGAAGGAACCGCGACCATGGATTTTATGCCCCAGGAACAGGAACGGGGCATTACGATCAGTTCCGCGGTGATTACCAGTTTCTGGAAAGAATGTCGTTTCAATATTATTGATACGCCCGGGCACGTGGACTTTACCGTCGAGGTGGAACGAAGCCTAAGAGTACTGGATGGGGCCATCGCGGTGTTTTGTGGGGTTGGTGGAGTCGAGCCACAATCGGAAACTGTCTGGCATCAAGCGGACCGGTATCATGTTCCGCGCATTGCCTTTATCAACAAGCTTGACCGCATCGGAGCTGATTTCGATGCCGTGGTCAGGGCGATCCGGGATAAGCTCAATTCCAATGCACACCCGATTCAGATACCCATTGGGAAGGAATCGGATTTTCTGGGCATGATTGATCTCATCGAGATGAAGGCCCATATCTACGATGAAGATTTAAGCGGTGTAAACTACAAAATTACCAAGGTGCCGCCTGAGCTTTTTGACAAAGCGATGGAATACCGGGAAAGACTCATGGAAACTATTGCCGAGTTCGATGAATCGATCATGGAGAAATATTTGGAAGGTGCTGCGCTTTCTCCCCAGGAGATTCGTAATGCGATTCGGAAGAGAACGATAGAGGGCCACTTTATTCCGGTCATGGGCGGATCGGCTCTCAGGAACAAATCGATCCAACCACTCCTTGACGCGATTATATGTTATCTTCCTTCTCCGCTTGATCTTCCCCCGGTCGAAGGGATAAACCCGCGAACGGAAGAAAAGGAAAAACGCCTTCCTCTTCCCGAAGAACCCCTGTCCGGTTTGGTGTTCAAGATCGTCATGGATCCTCACGCCGGAAAGATTTGTTTTTTCAGAAACTATTCAGGCACGCTCCGGTCCGGGTCCTATGTCTTCAACTCGACGAAGGGTATCAAGGAACGGGTCAGCCGGATACTGGTCATTCAGGCCAGCCGGAGGGAAGACATTGCAGAAGTGAAAGCCGGAGACTTGTGCGGTATCATTGGGCTCAAGAACGCGATTACTGGCGATTCTCTTTGTGATGAGAAGTATCCGATTCTTTTGGAAACACTGTCATTTCCGGAACCGGTCATCTCCGTTGCCGTTGAGCCAAAAACCCGCGCGGATCAGGATCGTTTGGGACAGGCGATGTCCAAGCTCGCCGAAGAAGACCCCACCTTCAAGATCCGGACAGACGAAGAAACAGCGCAGACCATTATCGCAGGTATGGGAGAACTGCATCTGGAAATCATCATCGACCGATTGTTGCGGGAATTCAAGGTGGAAGCAAATATTGGGCGTCCCCAGGTCGCCTATAAGGAAACCATCAAGGGCAGTGCTCGAGCGGAAGGGCGCTTTATCCGGCAGACCGGAGGTCGCGGGCAATACGGCCATGTCGTGCTGGAGGTCGAATCCTGCAAAGACAATTTTGTCTTCGAGGACAAGATCACCGGAGGGGTGGTCCCCCGCGAGTATGTACCCGCCATTCAGGCTGGAATTAAAGAAGCCCTGGACAATGGAGTGCTGGCTGGATATCCGGTCCAGAATATCAAGGTCAGATTGATCGACGGTTCATATCATCCAGTCGATTCCTCGGAAATCGCTTTCAAGATCGCCGGAGCGATCGGGGTCAAGGAAGCCATCCGGAAGGCCGGACCGGTCTTGCTCGAACCTTGGATGAAAGTACAGATCATCACTCCGAGAGATTACCTTGGGGAAGTGATAGGTGATTTTAGTTCTCGCCGGGGCAAGATCGAGGGAATCGACTCCAAGGGAGAAATGCAGATTATCAACGCTCAAGCACCACTGGCGGAACTCTTTGGATACGCCACCGCCTTGCGGTCCCTGACTCAGGGACGGGCGACCTACACCATGCAGTTTTCCCGTTACGACGAAGCATCCGCTAATGTGACCAGGAATGTCGTGGAAAATGTCCGATAAAGTAACCGGCAGTTCAAGATCGAAAACGCCGGATTCAGGCCTGGAAAGAGCAGTGATTGCGGGTAAATTTAATTGAAAATCTTCTTCTGAATCCTGGGTCTTGAATCTGGAATCCGGAATTGGATTTGATAAGAGGAGGATACCTATGGCCAAGCAGAAATTTGAACGCAAGAAACCCCACGTCAACGTAGGAACCATCGGTCATGTGGACCATGGCAAAACCACCTTGACCGCCGCCATCACCCTGGTCCTGTCCAAAAGCGGGCGTGCCAACTATATGCCCTTCGACAAGATCGACAAGGCCCCGGAAGAGCGGGAACGGGGGATCACCATCGCCATCGCCCATGTGGAGTACGAGACCGAAAAACGACACTACGCCCACATCGACTGCCCCGGACACGCCGACTACGTGAAGAACATGATCACCGGCGCCGCCCAGATGGACGGAGCGGTTCTGGTGGTCTCCGCCGCCGACGGTCCCATGCCCCAGACCCGGGAACACATTCTCCTCTCCCGTCAGGTGGGAGTGCCCCACATCATCGTCTACCTGAACAAGGCGGACATGGTCGACGACCCGGAACTCCTGGAACTGGTGGAGATGGAGGTGCGCGACCTCCTGAGCCGCTACGAGTTCCCCGGCGACGATGTCCCGGTGGTCACCGGCAGTGCCCTCCGGGCCCTGGAGTGCGGCTGCGGGAAAGAGGAGTGCCAGTGGTGTTCTTCCATCTTCAGGCTCCTGGCGGCCATGGACGACTACCTTCCCGAACCGCAGCGGGAGTTGGAGAAGCCCTTCCTGATGTCCATCGAGGACGTGTTCACCATCACCGGGCGGGGAACCGTGGTCACTGGCCGGGTGGAACGGGGGATGCTCCACCTGGGCGACCAGATCGAGATCGTCGGCCTCCACCACGACGTCAAGAAGACCGTGGTCACCGGCATCGAGATGTTCCGCAAGCTCCTGGACGAAGCTCAGGCCGGAGACAACATCGGCGTCCTCCTGCGGGGCACCGAGAAGAAGGAAGTGGAACGGGGTCAGGTCCTCGCCGCCCCGGGGTCCATCACCCCCCACACCTTCTTCAAGGGCGAAGTCTACGTGCTCACCAAGGAAGAGGGCGGCCGGCACACCCCCTTCTTCAACGGCTACCGTCCCCAGTTCTACTTCCGGACCACCGACGTGACCGGAGAGATCAAGCTCCCGGCGAACGTGGAGATGGTCATGCCCGGGGACAACGCCAACATCGAAGTGAAACTCATCTACCCCATCGCCATGGAGAAGGGACTGCGCTTCGCCATCCGGGAAGGCGGACGGACGGTGGGAGCCGGTGTGGTCACCGAGATACCGGTGTAGGAGAAGGATTGGGAGCCGGTATTACCCTGATCGGGAATACAGGCACGCCAAAATAAAGAAAGGCCCGCCATATCTCCCTTTGCCGGGAGGATGAACCAGAAAGCATTATAAAAGCAGGGAGGCAGAGCAGGTGGCTCAAAAAATCCGGATTAAACTTAAGGCATACGATCACAAAATTCTGGATCAGTCATCAGTTAAAATCGTTCAGACAGCGCAGAGGACTGGGGCTATGGTATCCGGTCCTATTCCGCTTCCGACCGAGATCGTGAAACACACGGTTTTACGCTCTCCCCATGTCGATAAAAAATCCCGGGAACAATTTGAAATTCGGACCCACAAGCGGTTGATTGATATCGTCGAACCCAATCCCAAAACAGTTGATGCTTTGATGCATCTTGATTTACCGGCGGGAGTCGATATCGAAATCAAGTTGTAGCCGTGCTCGAACTGGAAAGGAGCGGAGTACCCATGCAAAAAGTGTTGTATGGAATGATTGGAGAGAAGGTGGGTATGACCCGGGTTTTTACCGATAAAGGGTTATCGCTCCCCGTCACCGTGATCAAACTGGGACCCTGTTATGTGGTCCAGGAGAAAAAAACCGAAAAAGATGGTTACCGGGCACTGCAACTCGGTTATCAGGAGGTTCCCGGGAAAAAATCGTCCAAACCAAGAAACGGCCATACGAAAAAATATGGGGCACCGGCACTTAAACATCTCAAGGAGTTCACGTTTCCCGAGAATCAGTCCTTCGGTCCGGGACAGATCCTCAAGGTAGATGGATTTACCGTCGGTGACTTGGTACATGTCACCGGTCGTTCGAGAGGAAAAGGCTTTGCCGGTGTAATGAAGCGTCATGGATACCGGGGTGGTCCGAAAACCCATGGTTCGATGCACCTCCGGGCCCCGGGTTCGATTGGGGCGACCGATGCTGGGCGGGTATTCAAGGGAAAGGGGTTACCTGGGAGAATGGGGCACGAAATGGTAACCATCAAGAATCTTGAAGTTGTCGGCGTGAACGGGGGTAGGGACTTGCTTTTGGTCAAAGGTGCGGTCCCCGGCTCACCGGGAACACTGGTTTATGTCCGGAAGCATTCAGGGTAGGAGGCATAGACATGGAGCTTGACGTTATTAATCGAGAAGGGGAAAAAGTCGATACGATTAGGTTGGTAGATGGATTATTCCCGTCTCAAATAGACAGTCATATCGTCTTTTTGGCTGCCAAGACCTACCTTGACAATCAGCGCCAGGGAACGGCTAAAACGAAAACCCGTTCGGAAGTCAGTGGGGGTGGAAGAAAGCCCTGGAGACAGAAGGGGACCGGGAGAGCCCGCCATGGCACAAATCGTTCTCCTATCTGGAGAGGGGGAGGTATCGTCTTTGGCCCCCAACCCAGGGATTACTCGCATAAACTTCCCGGAAAAGAAAAAAGAGTGGCGTTCCGAAACGCGTTGGCTTGGCTGATTCACAATAACCGGTTGCGTATTGTTGAATCTATTGCGCTTGATGAAGTGAAAACCAAAAACGCAGTGAGTTATCTGACCGTGCTTGGCGCACAGGGCAAAGTGCTTTTGGTTACGGAAACTCCAAAACAAGATCAGGGCAGAGCGTTTGCTAATATTCCGCAGACAGACATGGTTTTTTACCAGGAATTGAATACCTACGCTCTCTTGGGAGCGGATACGGTACTTATGGAAAGAGGAGCGCTAACTCGTCTGCAGGAGGTTCTACGCGATGAGTCATGATCGAGCAGTGTTGGTTCATCCGGTGATTTCGGAAAAAGCGGTCAAGCTGCAGGCGAAAAATAAATACGTTTTTCGAGTGGATGCCCGGACGACCAAGAACGAAATCAAAAAAGCGGTAAATACCATGTTTGGGGTGACCGTCACGGCCGTCAATGTGATTACCGCTCCGTC
Encoded proteins:
- the rpsG gene encoding 30S ribosomal protein S7 → MPRKGPAPTRVIAPDPVYNSIDVARLINRIMLKGKKSVAETIVYDAFDIIRTKIKRDPLEVFNQAISNVMPLVEVRARRVGGANYQVPMEVRPERSKSLGLRWLVNYARNRGGKTMVENVSSEIVDAANGAGSSVKKRDDTHRMAEANKAFAHYRWF
- the fusA gene encoding elongation factor G produces the protein MSKEKPFESFTASKVRNIGIMAHIDAGKTTVTERILFYTGKIHRLGEVHEGTATMDFMPQEQERGITISSAVITSFWKECRFNIIDTPGHVDFTVEVERSLRVLDGAIAVFCGVGGVEPQSETVWHQADRYHVPRIAFINKLDRIGADFDAVVRAIRDKLNSNAHPIQIPIGKESDFLGMIDLIEMKAHIYDEDLSGVNYKITKVPPELFDKAMEYRERLMETIAEFDESIMEKYLEGAALSPQEIRNAIRKRTIEGHFIPVMGGSALRNKSIQPLLDAIICYLPSPLDLPPVEGINPRTEEKEKRLPLPEEPLSGLVFKIVMDPHAGKICFFRNYSGTLRSGSYVFNSTKGIKERVSRILVIQASRREDIAEVKAGDLCGIIGLKNAITGDSLCDEKYPILLETLSFPEPVISVAVEPKTRADQDRLGQAMSKLAEEDPTFKIRTDEETAQTIIAGMGELHLEIIIDRLLREFKVEANIGRPQVAYKETIKGSARAEGRFIRQTGGRGQYGHVVLEVESCKDNFVFEDKITGGVVPREYVPAIQAGIKEALDNGVLAGYPVQNIKVRLIDGSYHPVDSSEIAFKIAGAIGVKEAIRKAGPVLLEPWMKVQIITPRDYLGEVIGDFSSRRGKIEGIDSKGEMQIINAQAPLAELFGYATALRSLTQGRATYTMQFSRYDEASANVTRNVVENVR
- the rpsJ gene encoding 30S ribosomal protein S10, with protein sequence MAQKIRIKLKAYDHKILDQSSVKIVQTAQRTGAMVSGPIPLPTEIVKHTVLRSPHVDKKSREQFEIRTHKRLIDIVEPNPKTVDALMHLDLPAGVDIEIKL
- the rplW gene encoding 50S ribosomal protein L23, translated to MSHDRAVLVHPVISEKAVKLQAKNKYVFRVDARTTKNEIKKAVNTMFGVTVTAVNVITAPSKKKRLGRFEGMTSSWKKAVVTVKAGEKIKAFDIT
- the tuf gene encoding elongation factor Tu encodes the protein MAKQKFERKKPHVNVGTIGHVDHGKTTLTAAITLVLSKSGRANYMPFDKIDKAPEERERGITIAIAHVEYETEKRHYAHIDCPGHADYVKNMITGAAQMDGAVLVVSAADGPMPQTREHILLSRQVGVPHIIVYLNKADMVDDPELLELVEMEVRDLLSRYEFPGDDVPVVTGSALRALECGCGKEECQWCSSIFRLLAAMDDYLPEPQRELEKPFLMSIEDVFTITGRGTVVTGRVERGMLHLGDQIEIVGLHHDVKKTVVTGIEMFRKLLDEAQAGDNIGVLLRGTEKKEVERGQVLAAPGSITPHTFFKGEVYVLTKEEGGRHTPFFNGYRPQFYFRTTDVTGEIKLPANVEMVMPGDNANIEVKLIYPIAMEKGLRFAIREGGRTVGAGVVTEIPV
- the rplC gene encoding 50S ribosomal protein L3, with the translated sequence MQKVLYGMIGEKVGMTRVFTDKGLSLPVTVIKLGPCYVVQEKKTEKDGYRALQLGYQEVPGKKSSKPRNGHTKKYGAPALKHLKEFTFPENQSFGPGQILKVDGFTVGDLVHVTGRSRGKGFAGVMKRHGYRGGPKTHGSMHLRAPGSIGATDAGRVFKGKGLPGRMGHEMVTIKNLEVVGVNGGRDLLLVKGAVPGSPGTLVYVRKHSG
- the rplD gene encoding 50S ribosomal protein L4; the protein is MELDVINREGEKVDTIRLVDGLFPSQIDSHIVFLAAKTYLDNQRQGTAKTKTRSEVSGGGRKPWRQKGTGRARHGTNRSPIWRGGGIVFGPQPRDYSHKLPGKEKRVAFRNALAWLIHNNRLRIVESIALDEVKTKNAVSYLTVLGAQGKVLLVTETPKQDQGRAFANIPQTDMVFYQELNTYALLGADTVLMERGALTRLQEVLRDES